From a region of the Chitinophaga caseinilytica genome:
- a CDS encoding sodium/sugar symporter, whose translation MNHQLVTSDYIVFAIYFVIVAGYGYYIYNRKRKASADTKDFFLAEGSLTWWAIGASLIASNISAEQFIGMSGSGFKMGLAISTYEWMAAATLLVVAIFFLPIYLKNKIYTMPQFLSQRYNGTVATIMAVFWLLLYVFVNLTSILYLGALAVSTISGFSFTACMIGLAVFAIIITLGGMKVIGFTDVIQVFFLILGGLATTYLALNLVSHHFGGSTGAAANTMNGMWDGLGLLRQKAPEHFHMIFDKSNANYKELPGLAVLIGGMWIVNLNYWGCNQYITQRALGADLKTARNGLLFAGFLKLLMPIIVVLPGIATYVLWKNGMFADEMQGVVDGVKQVKPDRAYPILLNLLPAGLKGLSFAALTAAIVASLAGKANSIATIFTLDIYKKHFKKEATDAEQVNVGRIAIVVSCIIAALVAPALGNLDQAFQFIQEYTGFISPGVFAIFIMGFFWKRTTSAAALVGAALAIPLSVALMLIFPDLPFINRMGWVFVIIVALMVIISLMDPKSKDNPKALQIDTGMFKLAPGFAVGAIIICGILTALYTIFW comes from the coding sequence ATGAACCATCAACTTGTAACATCCGACTACATCGTGTTCGCGATTTACTTCGTGATCGTAGCCGGATACGGTTATTACATTTACAACAGGAAAAGAAAGGCCAGCGCCGACACGAAAGATTTTTTCCTCGCCGAAGGTTCCCTCACCTGGTGGGCCATCGGCGCATCGCTCATCGCGTCTAACATTTCCGCGGAGCAATTCATCGGCATGAGCGGTTCCGGCTTCAAGATGGGCCTGGCCATTTCCACCTATGAATGGATGGCGGCCGCCACCTTGCTCGTGGTCGCGATCTTCTTTTTGCCCATTTATCTGAAGAACAAGATTTACACCATGCCGCAGTTCCTGAGTCAACGCTACAACGGAACGGTGGCCACCATCATGGCGGTTTTCTGGCTGCTGCTGTACGTTTTCGTGAACCTCACCTCCATCCTCTACCTGGGTGCGCTGGCGGTTTCCACGATCTCTGGCTTTAGTTTCACGGCCTGCATGATCGGCCTTGCGGTGTTTGCCATCATCATCACCCTGGGTGGGATGAAGGTGATCGGGTTCACGGACGTGATCCAGGTTTTCTTCCTGATCCTCGGCGGGCTGGCCACCACTTACCTGGCGCTGAACCTGGTGTCCCACCATTTCGGCGGGTCTACCGGAGCGGCTGCCAATACGATGAATGGCATGTGGGACGGGCTTGGGCTCCTCCGGCAAAAAGCCCCCGAACATTTCCACATGATCTTCGACAAGAGCAACGCCAACTATAAAGAACTGCCCGGCCTGGCCGTGCTCATCGGCGGGATGTGGATCGTGAACCTCAATTACTGGGGCTGCAACCAATACATCACGCAACGCGCACTGGGCGCCGATCTTAAAACCGCGCGCAACGGTCTCCTCTTCGCCGGTTTCCTCAAACTGCTCATGCCCATCATCGTTGTACTGCCCGGCATCGCCACCTACGTACTGTGGAAAAACGGCATGTTCGCCGATGAAATGCAGGGCGTGGTAGACGGTGTGAAACAGGTAAAACCCGACCGCGCGTATCCCATCCTCCTCAATCTGCTCCCCGCCGGATTGAAAGGCTTGTCGTTCGCCGCGCTCACCGCCGCCATCGTGGCTTCCCTCGCCGGAAAGGCCAACAGCATCGCCACCATTTTCACGCTGGATATTTACAAGAAACACTTCAAGAAAGAAGCCACAGACGCCGAACAGGTGAACGTAGGCCGCATCGCCATCGTAGTTTCCTGCATCATCGCCGCGTTGGTAGCGCCTGCACTGGGGAACCTCGACCAGGCGTTCCAGTTCATCCAGGAATACACCGGCTTCATTTCTCCGGGCGTGTTCGCCATTTTCATCATGGGCTTCTTCTGGAAACGCACCACCTCGGCCGCCGCACTGGTTGGCGCCGCGCTGGCCATTCCGCTGTCTGTAGCCCTCATGCTCATCTTCCCCGACCTGCCGTTCATCAACCGCATGGGCTGGGTGTTTGTGATCATCGTGGCGCTGATGGTGATCATCAGCCTCATGGACCCGAAAAGCAAAGACAATCCGAAAGCGCTCCAGATCGATACCGGCATGTTCAAACTGGCTCCAGGCTTCGCCGTGGGCGCCATCATCATTTGCGGTATCCTGACAGCACTTTACACCATTTTCTGGTAG
- a CDS encoding RagB/SusD family nutrient uptake outer membrane protein has protein sequence MKRRTYQLAYILLAVALLGTGCLGDLGIKPQDRVPQQGAFNNVTALNTGVLGVYAGLNYGATQYITTLLTDEATMPRENNTGRGVIPWRWQYDPGTSAEPAAAWGAYYDVIDRANRVLAVIDQVPATGEELVTRNRLKAELLALRAFSHLELLSYYSVDYEPASPGVPVMTESKLSKPPRDAVSKVYQQINADLVAAKGLFPANYVVTNRQRIDPLIVTAIQARASLLQKNYDAAINFATQVIDARPLASAAAFPNIWTDLSTAEVIWKLKRDNGEERLGVNYRDNTGRIIWAPSFKLMESFDPVNDIRFANYFRNLGTVDAPRWTAIKFVGGQAALVNLADAKLFRTAEMYLIRAEANARKATPNVVAGAADLNALRTARITGYVPEIFPTAAALLDAVIQERFKELAFEAARYVDLRRNNRQINRGPKDVALAQDAVNLTQDDREYWLPIPQAEIFANENIAQHPKWQQ, from the coding sequence ATGAAAAGAAGAACATATCAACTCGCATATATTTTGCTCGCTGTCGCTTTACTGGGCACGGGCTGCCTGGGTGATCTCGGGATCAAACCCCAGGACCGCGTTCCGCAGCAAGGCGCATTCAATAACGTAACCGCGCTGAATACCGGTGTATTGGGCGTTTACGCCGGCCTTAACTACGGCGCCACGCAATACATCACCACATTGCTCACAGACGAGGCTACCATGCCGCGTGAGAACAATACCGGCCGCGGCGTGATCCCCTGGCGCTGGCAGTACGACCCGGGCACTTCTGCTGAGCCCGCCGCCGCATGGGGCGCATATTACGACGTGATCGACCGCGCCAATCGCGTGCTCGCCGTCATCGATCAGGTTCCCGCCACAGGCGAGGAGCTGGTCACCCGCAACCGGCTGAAGGCCGAGCTGCTGGCCCTCCGTGCGTTCAGTCACCTGGAACTGCTGAGCTATTACAGCGTGGACTATGAACCGGCATCGCCCGGCGTACCGGTCATGACCGAGTCCAAACTGAGCAAACCTCCCCGCGACGCGGTGTCGAAAGTTTACCAGCAGATCAATGCAGACCTGGTTGCCGCAAAAGGCCTTTTCCCGGCCAACTACGTCGTAACGAACCGCCAGCGCATCGATCCGCTGATCGTAACGGCCATCCAGGCCCGCGCTTCCCTGCTGCAAAAGAACTATGATGCGGCCATCAACTTCGCCACCCAGGTGATCGATGCCCGCCCGCTGGCTTCCGCTGCCGCTTTCCCCAATATCTGGACAGACCTTTCCACCGCCGAAGTGATCTGGAAACTGAAACGCGATAACGGCGAGGAACGTCTTGGCGTCAACTACCGCGACAATACCGGCCGCATCATCTGGGCGCCTTCGTTTAAATTGATGGAGTCGTTCGATCCGGTAAACGATATCCGCTTCGCGAACTATTTCAGAAACCTGGGAACAGTAGATGCGCCCCGCTGGACGGCCATAAAATTCGTGGGCGGGCAGGCGGCCCTTGTAAACCTGGCAGACGCCAAGTTGTTCCGTACCGCTGAAATGTACCTGATCCGCGCAGAAGCGAATGCGCGCAAAGCCACTCCCAACGTTGTAGCCGGAGCGGCAGACCTCAATGCGCTGCGCACGGCACGCATCACCGGCTATGTCCCCGAAATCTTCCCCACCGCGGCCGCACTGCTCGACGCCGTGATCCAGGAACGTTTCAAGGAGCTGGCTTTTGAAGCGGCCCGTTATGTGGACTTGCGGAGAAATAACCGCCAGATCAACCGCGGCCCGAAAGACGTTGCCCTGGCACAGGATGCCGTAAATCTGACGCAAGACGACCGGGAATACTGGCTGCCCATTCCGCAGGCGGAAATCTTCGCTAACGAGAATATCGCACAACATCCGAAATGGCAGCAATAA
- a CDS encoding FAD-dependent oxidoreductase yields the protein MGASTRNAGFACIGSLTEILDDLEHMPADAVVQLVNLRRKGLQLLRSRIGDDRMDYRENGSYELISDAEAPALARLDEVNELLGGILPGPAFSIADGKLPGMGIVAKHLVQNNFEGELNTGKMMRTLIDLAIERGIEIKTGCEVKGMDESPGSVTVHLQGGLSLTADYVAVCTNAFTPALVSGLDISPGRGQVLVTAPVKGLPFKGIYHFDKGYYYFRELQGRVLFGGGRNLDFEGETTTELQLNARIQADLEEKLRTIILPGRDVTVEHRWSGIMAFGGTKQPVIRAHSDRIFLAVRMGGMGIAIGSEAGRMLAGLVPA from the coding sequence GTGGGGGCCAGTACCCGCAACGCCGGGTTCGCCTGCATCGGCAGCCTCACCGAAATCCTCGACGACCTGGAGCACATGCCCGCCGACGCGGTGGTGCAGCTGGTGAACCTGCGGCGTAAGGGCCTCCAGCTCCTGCGTTCCCGCATCGGCGACGACCGGATGGATTACCGCGAGAACGGCAGTTACGAGTTGATCTCCGACGCCGAAGCGCCTGCGCTGGCGCGGCTCGATGAAGTGAACGAGCTCCTGGGCGGCATTTTGCCCGGGCCGGCATTTTCCATCGCCGACGGCAAGCTCCCGGGCATGGGGATCGTTGCCAAACACCTGGTACAGAACAATTTCGAAGGAGAACTGAACACCGGAAAAATGATGCGCACCCTCATCGATCTCGCTATCGAACGGGGGATAGAAATAAAAACGGGATGCGAGGTGAAGGGGATGGATGAATCTCCCGGCTCCGTAACCGTTCACCTGCAGGGCGGCCTTTCCCTGACCGCGGATTACGTGGCCGTTTGCACGAACGCCTTCACGCCTGCATTAGTTTCCGGGCTGGATATTTCCCCCGGCCGCGGGCAGGTGTTGGTGACGGCACCCGTGAAAGGCTTGCCGTTCAAGGGGATTTATCATTTCGACAAAGGATATTACTATTTCAGGGAATTGCAGGGCCGGGTGCTGTTCGGCGGCGGCCGCAATCTCGACTTCGAAGGAGAAACTACGACCGAACTGCAACTGAACGCGCGCATCCAGGCAGACCTGGAAGAGAAACTGCGGACCATCATCCTTCCGGGCCGCGATGTAACTGTAGAACACCGCTGGTCGGGCATTATGGCTTTCGGTGGAACGAAACAACCCGTCATAAGGGCACATTCTGATCGTATATTCCTTGCCGTGAGAATGGGAGGGATGGGCATCGCCATCGGTTCCGAAGCGGGCCGCATGCTGGCGGGGCTCGTTCCGGCATGA
- a CDS encoding alpha-L-fucosidase has product MMRKWLKLLVWALLPATAMAQYKPTWESLDSRPVPAWFENAKFGIFIHWGVYSVPAWAPKGVYSEWYQHWLQSGKTYGNGQNGTTAVLDHHNSVYGKDFSYYQFADLFKAEDFDPDAWAKLFEKSGAKYVVLTSKHHDGFALWPSKEATKAFGRPWNAMDAASKRDVLGDLTAAVKKTPVKMGFYYSLYEWYNPLYANKKYDEYVDSHMIPQLKDLVNRYQPDIVWPDGEWDQTDTLWKSREFLTWLYNESPVKSTVVVNDRWGKGIRQHHGGYFTTEYEVGKTFSKPWEECRGMGYSFGYNRNEDIEDYNSAQSLIYLLLDIVSSGGNLLLDIGPDGHGKIPPIMQERLLQIGKWLDVNGEAIYDTRAWKTPVQWTAGSREQPKHQGYVSAEVLLKQTVDPAPGYARKELFFTRKGDVVYAIAPVMPEGVLEINGVTPASGTTVQMLGRPGNLKWTKTAKGITVTVPKLTAKETPCEHAWTFKITKAG; this is encoded by the coding sequence ATGATGAGAAAATGGCTGAAGCTCCTGGTATGGGCGCTGCTCCCGGCAACCGCCATGGCGCAGTACAAGCCCACCTGGGAATCTTTGGATAGCAGGCCGGTCCCCGCCTGGTTCGAGAACGCGAAATTCGGGATATTCATTCACTGGGGCGTGTATTCCGTTCCGGCATGGGCGCCTAAGGGCGTGTATTCCGAATGGTACCAGCACTGGCTGCAGTCGGGCAAGACGTACGGCAACGGGCAAAACGGCACCACCGCGGTGCTTGATCATCACAACAGCGTGTACGGAAAGGATTTTTCGTATTACCAGTTCGCTGATCTTTTCAAAGCCGAAGACTTCGACCCCGATGCCTGGGCGAAACTCTTCGAAAAATCGGGCGCCAAATACGTAGTGCTCACTTCCAAACATCACGACGGCTTCGCGCTGTGGCCCAGCAAGGAAGCGACGAAAGCCTTCGGTCGCCCATGGAACGCCATGGACGCGGCTTCCAAACGCGATGTGCTCGGCGATCTGACCGCTGCGGTGAAGAAGACCCCTGTGAAAATGGGCTTCTATTATTCGCTGTACGAATGGTATAACCCGCTGTACGCGAACAAAAAATACGACGAGTATGTCGACTCCCACATGATCCCCCAGCTGAAAGACCTCGTGAACCGGTACCAGCCGGATATCGTGTGGCCCGACGGCGAATGGGACCAGACCGATACGCTCTGGAAATCGCGCGAGTTCCTCACCTGGCTGTATAACGAATCGCCGGTGAAAAGTACCGTAGTGGTGAACGACCGCTGGGGCAAAGGCATCCGGCAGCATCACGGCGGATATTTCACGACGGAGTACGAAGTCGGGAAAACGTTCAGCAAGCCCTGGGAAGAGTGCCGTGGCATGGGGTATTCTTTCGGATATAACCGTAACGAGGATATCGAAGATTACAACAGCGCGCAGTCGCTCATTTACCTGCTGCTCGACATCGTGAGCAGCGGCGGCAATCTGTTGCTCGACATCGGGCCCGACGGGCACGGCAAGATCCCGCCCATCATGCAGGAAAGATTGCTGCAGATCGGGAAGTGGCTGGATGTGAACGGAGAAGCGATCTATGATACCCGTGCCTGGAAAACCCCGGTGCAATGGACCGCCGGCAGCCGCGAGCAGCCCAAGCACCAGGGATACGTAAGCGCCGAAGTGCTCCTGAAGCAAACGGTAGACCCCGCGCCGGGATACGCCCGCAAAGAACTGTTCTTCACCCGCAAGGGAGATGTGGTGTACGCCATCGCACCGGTAATGCCGGAAGGCGTACTGGAGATCAACGGCGTTACGCCCGCCAGCGGTACCACGGTGCAGATGCTGGGCAGGCCCGGCAATCTGAAGTGGACGAAAACCGCGAAAGGCATCACCGTAACCGTTCCGAAACTCACCGCGAAGGAAACGCCCTGCGAGCACGCCTGGACGTTCAAGATCACGAAAGCCGGTTAA
- a CDS encoding SusC/RagA family TonB-linked outer membrane protein has translation MKQVLSLWLAMMACIPAIAQDRSISGRVTDGLGGTPLPGVTVTIKGTSRGTVTNSDGDYQLTAPANGTLVFSFVGYTPREVAIGNQSTINMTLSADEKQLSEYVVSGYGATQRSKFTGSVGTVSGEKLKDVPAATFDQMLQGRVAGLYSTSGSGQPGTANRVVIRGPGSISGTTAPLYIIDGIALEGGEFATLNAADFETVNVYKDATATALYGSRGANGVIVITTRRGKAGKLRLGAKTQYGWSERTRPKFDIMNIDQRLQFEEEEEFGVGWEFSPKNDASSEPDKAVRAKILDSLRNINTDWSKIFLRDRAKFQEHEVNLSGGNENTRFYTSLNYFNQEGIALRSGLTRYSFRSNVDFKGDRFTGAVNAAVGYSEVSGIENENSSSVVNTFAAAYYGLPYEAPYINGVLVHSGNADRFGGVYDLREGSDALERTLNTTNQTNKLKGTLSMNLRYDLLKNLYARTTMGMDYRQHDLSRYINPDSYTGSQQTGRQGSYQQGFDKYWQFTGNYGLTFHENKNKHDYEASLIYEFIRTKSSNSTMTGYGINGLFPETPAGITPGNSTNGFIPVLGGGKFGTGLASFIFMGRYSYADKYTLNLAFRRDGSSTVPKDNRWHNFWSVGAGWDVLKEDFMFNATEKLDVLRLRASYGVSATPFAFTSTGAFGYMATYSPTRYAGAAGVVPAAIGNPNYDWEYTKQFNVGFDVSAFKKRISLSFDWYNRVTDNLFVDEQLSRTTGFSVRRINAGSVRNRGIDVDLSGDIVRTRNFTLYAGANFNYNKNEVTNLGAVNEFEQGTSIIRVGLPLGSHYMVKWAGVNPETGRSQYYDREGKIVPNAQYNASTMSVAEFGTFNPPFTGGFHLGARWKGLSVEALFSFAQGFKRFNNEDFFNVNPSFATSNQGTDWLRRWRKPGDITDVPSTSDPRRFNSKDIQDASYLRFRNLNMSYDLPASLLERTRIFSKIQVYVQAQNILTITSWKGFDPEDNNNISLFEYPAARTYTAGLRLNF, from the coding sequence ATGAAGCAAGTCCTTTCCCTATGGCTTGCGATGATGGCGTGTATACCGGCCATCGCGCAAGACCGTTCCATTTCCGGCAGAGTCACCGATGGTCTTGGTGGAACCCCTCTTCCCGGAGTAACCGTAACCATTAAAGGTACATCGCGGGGTACCGTTACGAATTCCGATGGCGATTACCAGTTGACTGCACCGGCCAACGGCACGCTGGTGTTTTCGTTTGTGGGGTACACGCCCCGCGAAGTGGCTATCGGCAACCAGTCCACGATCAATATGACGCTGAGCGCAGATGAAAAGCAGCTGAGCGAATATGTGGTGAGCGGATACGGCGCTACGCAACGCAGCAAGTTCACTGGTTCCGTTGGGACCGTTTCCGGCGAAAAGCTCAAGGATGTGCCCGCTGCCACGTTCGACCAGATGCTGCAGGGCCGTGTTGCAGGCCTGTACAGTACTTCGGGCAGCGGCCAGCCGGGCACGGCCAACCGCGTAGTGATCCGCGGCCCGGGCTCGATCAGCGGCACCACCGCGCCGTTGTACATTATCGACGGTATTGCCCTGGAAGGCGGTGAGTTCGCGACATTGAACGCGGCCGACTTCGAAACGGTGAACGTATACAAGGATGCGACGGCCACCGCGCTCTACGGTTCCCGCGGGGCAAACGGCGTGATCGTTATCACCACCCGCCGCGGTAAGGCCGGCAAACTCCGCCTCGGCGCCAAAACGCAGTACGGATGGTCGGAGCGCACCCGCCCGAAATTCGATATCATGAATATCGACCAGCGCCTCCAATTCGAAGAGGAAGAAGAATTTGGGGTAGGATGGGAGTTCTCCCCGAAAAACGATGCCTCGTCCGAGCCCGACAAAGCAGTAAGAGCGAAAATTCTGGACAGTCTCCGGAATATCAATACCGACTGGTCCAAGATCTTCCTGCGCGACCGTGCGAAATTCCAGGAACACGAAGTAAACCTTTCCGGCGGGAACGAAAACACCCGGTTCTATACATCCCTCAATTACTTCAACCAGGAAGGTATCGCGCTCCGTTCCGGATTGACGCGCTACAGCTTCCGCTCCAACGTAGACTTTAAGGGCGACCGTTTCACCGGCGCTGTAAACGCTGCGGTCGGCTATTCCGAAGTCAGCGGCATCGAAAATGAAAACTCCTCTTCGGTCGTAAATACCTTCGCGGCGGCATATTATGGCCTGCCGTATGAAGCGCCCTATATCAACGGCGTGCTGGTACATTCCGGGAACGCTGACCGGTTTGGCGGTGTATACGATTTGCGCGAGGGATCGGATGCACTGGAGCGTACGCTCAATACCACGAACCAGACCAATAAGCTCAAGGGAACGCTGAGCATGAACCTGCGGTACGACCTGCTGAAGAATCTCTATGCCCGTACCACCATGGGTATGGATTACCGCCAGCACGACCTGTCGCGCTACATCAACCCCGACTCCTACACCGGAAGCCAGCAAACCGGCCGCCAGGGCTCCTATCAACAAGGTTTTGATAAATACTGGCAGTTCACGGGCAACTACGGGCTTACCTTCCATGAGAATAAAAACAAGCACGATTATGAAGCGTCGCTGATCTACGAATTCATCCGTACCAAATCTTCCAACTCCACCATGACCGGCTACGGCATCAACGGCCTCTTCCCCGAAACGCCCGCCGGTATCACGCCGGGCAATTCCACCAATGGTTTCATCCCGGTATTGGGTGGCGGCAAGTTCGGGACGGGGCTTGCATCTTTCATCTTTATGGGGCGTTACAGCTACGCCGACAAGTATACGCTGAACCTGGCCTTCCGCCGCGATGGTTCTTCCACCGTTCCGAAAGATAACCGCTGGCATAACTTCTGGTCGGTAGGTGCTGGCTGGGACGTGTTGAAAGAAGATTTCATGTTCAACGCTACCGAAAAACTGGATGTGCTCCGCCTGCGCGCCAGCTACGGCGTTTCCGCGACACCGTTCGCGTTCACCAGCACCGGCGCATTCGGGTACATGGCTACCTATTCGCCCACCCGGTATGCAGGCGCCGCCGGCGTAGTGCCCGCCGCCATCGGCAATCCGAATTACGATTGGGAATACACCAAGCAGTTTAACGTGGGCTTTGATGTGAGCGCGTTCAAAAAACGGATCAGCCTGTCGTTCGACTGGTACAACAGGGTAACCGATAACCTGTTCGTGGACGAACAGCTTTCCCGTACCACCGGTTTCTCCGTTCGCCGCATCAATGCCGGCAGCGTTCGCAACCGCGGTATCGATGTAGACCTGAGCGGCGATATCGTACGCACCCGCAACTTCACGCTGTATGCAGGCGCCAACTTCAACTATAACAAGAATGAAGTGACCAACCTGGGTGCGGTGAACGAATTTGAGCAGGGCACTTCCATCATCCGCGTAGGCCTGCCGCTGGGTTCGCACTACATGGTGAAATGGGCTGGCGTGAATCCGGAAACCGGTCGCAGCCAGTATTACGACCGCGAAGGCAAGATCGTGCCGAATGCCCAGTATAATGCTTCTACGATGAGCGTGGCCGAATTCGGTACCTTCAACCCGCCGTTTACCGGAGGCTTCCACCTGGGCGCCCGCTGGAAAGGGCTGTCTGTAGAGGCGCTGTTCTCCTTCGCACAGGGCTTCAAACGCTTCAACAACGAAGACTTCTTCAACGTCAACCCCTCGTTCGCTACGTCCAACCAGGGTACAGACTGGCTGCGCCGCTGGCGGAAACCGGGCGATATCACCGACGTTCCCTCCACTTCCGATCCGCGCCGCTTCAATTCCAAAGATATCCAGGACGCTTCCTACCTGCGGTTCCGTAACCTGAACATGTCTTACGATCTGCCCGCCAGCCTGCTGGAGCGCACCCGGATTTTCAGCAAGATACAGGTATACGTTCAGGCGCAGAATATCCTGACCATCACCAGCTGGAAAGGTTTCGACCCGGAAGACAATAACAACATCAGCCTGTTTGAATATCCGGCCGCACGTACGTACACCGCCGGTCTCCGACTGAATTTCTGA
- a CDS encoding glycoside hydrolase family 95 protein, protein MKKILVLMMVLGNSALAQQTPQTLWYARPAARWEEALPVGNGRLGAMVYGRTGKEILQVNEESVWAGVKFNDGNANAGQYLDTIRKLIFENKNAEAFALADKYFLATDGSNPPRPARSFRSNQTLMNVNIDYGFDGTEGYRRSLDLQTGVALTTFSVNGVEYRQEVIASNPDNIIAVHISASKPGALNAIISISRPDPRDTAQKLKDAKVTAIGRQLVMDGQIIDKNEKENKGPEGAHMRFAGIVQVTPSGGTAVAKNGTIQVKGAGAVTLYIQGATSYNAAKMDLDPGVAAAMAKCRRLLTAAAAKPYAAIKSKHIADFSPVMQRVSLDLGTSVNASLPTDERLALVRKGGEDADLTELYFQYGRYLLLSSSRGPGVLPANLQGIWNQHLDAPWNADFHTNINLQMNYWPAEVTNLSLTTAPLFDFMDRIRPEGRITAKKMYNARGWVVHHCTDAFGKTGVQNGVGWGTFPMGASWMCLHFWEHFAFTLDYKFLREKAYPIMKEHAEFVEDFLVKSPEGYLVTSPASSPENQFVHPVTGKPTGLTYGPTMDNQILREFLSKCVAAAHALRIDSADAQRWESIIRQLPPTRTGKDGRILEWINEYEEVEPGHRHISHLFGLYPGSEITEQTPSLFEGAMRTLTGRLGKGGGHTGWSRAWIINFYARLKQGDSVYNHMQALLSKSTLPNLFDNHPPFQIDGNFGGTAGIAEALVQSHGAYVELLPALPAQWKTGKVTGLCVRGGFEVDLAWADGQLTAITLRSTTGRNLVLKYGQHLLPLSMERGKTMNVPVEQLL, encoded by the coding sequence ATGAAAAAGATCCTTGTACTCATGATGGTGCTGGGGAATTCGGCCCTGGCGCAACAGACTCCTCAAACACTCTGGTACGCCAGGCCCGCCGCGCGGTGGGAAGAAGCCTTGCCCGTAGGGAACGGCCGCCTTGGCGCCATGGTTTACGGCCGCACCGGCAAAGAAATCCTCCAGGTCAACGAAGAAAGCGTTTGGGCCGGTGTCAAATTCAACGATGGTAACGCCAATGCCGGTCAGTATCTCGACACCATCCGGAAACTTATCTTCGAAAACAAAAACGCCGAAGCGTTCGCACTGGCAGACAAGTATTTCCTCGCCACAGACGGCAGCAATCCGCCGCGCCCCGCCCGCAGCTTCCGTTCCAACCAGACGCTCATGAACGTCAACATCGATTATGGTTTCGATGGAACGGAAGGGTACCGCCGCAGCCTCGATCTGCAAACCGGCGTGGCGCTTACCACTTTTTCGGTCAACGGCGTGGAATACCGGCAGGAAGTGATCGCATCCAACCCCGACAACATCATCGCCGTTCATATTTCCGCCTCCAAACCGGGCGCCCTCAATGCTATAATTTCCATCTCCCGCCCCGACCCGCGCGATACGGCGCAAAAGCTCAAAGACGCGAAGGTGACGGCCATCGGCCGGCAACTGGTGATGGACGGGCAGATCATCGATAAAAACGAAAAAGAGAATAAAGGCCCCGAAGGTGCGCACATGCGCTTTGCGGGCATCGTGCAGGTAACACCGTCCGGCGGAACGGCCGTAGCGAAAAACGGGACGATTCAGGTGAAGGGCGCCGGCGCCGTTACACTCTACATCCAGGGCGCTACGAGCTACAATGCCGCAAAAATGGACCTCGATCCCGGCGTAGCCGCAGCCATGGCCAAATGCCGCCGGTTGCTCACCGCCGCTGCTGCGAAGCCGTACGCCGCCATCAAATCGAAACATATCGCGGATTTTAGTCCTGTCATGCAACGTGTGAGCCTGGATCTCGGCACCTCCGTCAACGCGAGCCTCCCAACAGACGAGCGCCTCGCCCTGGTGCGGAAAGGCGGGGAAGATGCAGACCTTACCGAATTGTATTTCCAATACGGCCGTTACCTGCTGCTCAGCAGCTCGCGGGGGCCGGGCGTGCTGCCCGCCAACCTCCAGGGGATCTGGAACCAGCATTTGGACGCGCCCTGGAACGCGGATTTCCATACCAACATCAACCTGCAAATGAACTACTGGCCCGCGGAAGTCACCAACCTTTCCCTGACCACCGCGCCCCTGTTCGATTTCATGGACCGCATCCGCCCGGAAGGCCGCATCACCGCAAAAAAAATGTACAATGCCCGCGGATGGGTAGTGCATCACTGCACCGACGCATTCGGCAAAACCGGTGTCCAGAACGGCGTAGGGTGGGGCACTTTCCCTATGGGCGCCAGCTGGATGTGCCTCCATTTCTGGGAACACTTCGCCTTCACGCTCGATTATAAATTCCTCCGCGAAAAAGCATATCCCATCATGAAGGAACATGCCGAATTCGTGGAAGATTTTCTCGTGAAAAGCCCGGAAGGATACCTCGTGACATCGCCCGCCAGTTCCCCCGAAAACCAGTTCGTGCACCCCGTTACCGGCAAACCGACAGGGCTGACGTACGGGCCTACGATGGACAACCAGATCCTCCGCGAATTCCTTTCCAAATGCGTAGCCGCCGCGCATGCGCTCCGTATCGATTCCGCCGACGCCCAACGTTGGGAAAGCATCATCCGGCAATTGCCGCCTACCCGCACCGGCAAAGACGGCCGCATCCTGGAATGGATCAACGAATATGAAGAAGTGGAGCCCGGCCACCGGCACATCTCGCACCTGTTCGGCCTGTACCCCGGCAGCGAGATCACCGAACAAACACCGTCGCTCTTCGAAGGCGCGATGCGCACCCTCACCGGGAGGCTCGGCAAAGGCGGCGGACATACCGGCTGGAGCCGCGCGTGGATCATCAATTTCTACGCACGCCTCAAGCAGGGAGACAGTGTTTACAACCACATGCAGGCCCTGCTGTCGAAAAGTACGCTGCCCAATTTGTTCGATAACCATCCGCCGTTCCAGATAGACGGGAATTTCGGGGGCACGGCAGGCATCGCGGAAGCACTCGTGCAAAGCCACGGCGCCTACGTGGAACTGTTGCCCGCATTGCCCGCGCAATGGAAAACGGGGAAAGTGACGGGGCTTTGCGTGCGGGGCGGGTTTGAAGTGGACCTGGCCTGGGCAGACGGACAGTTGACCGCCATCACGCTGCGGTCTACCACCGGCCGCAACCTGGTGTTGAAGTACGGGCAACATCTGCTGCCGTTGTCGATGGAAAGGGGGAAGACGATGAACGTGCCGGTAGAACAGTTACTCTAG